The following is a genomic window from Nymphaea colorata isolate Beijing-Zhang1983 chromosome 3, ASM883128v2, whole genome shotgun sequence.
CTGGAAGATTAAGCTTGAATAATGTGTTTTTTGGCAATGATTTCACCTTCATTATTCAAGAGAGATGAGATATGTTATTCTGACCATTTTTAGGTATCTTGTGTTGGAGGCTTTGGCTCAAACTCTCATATGTATAAAGTCAATGGAACTGCAAATATTAATGCTATGATTGCTATCAGAGCTGCATCAGAAAATGGTAAGCTTCACTTGTTCTTTGCAATGTTACTCTTccactttcccctttcttctgtTTGGCTTTTTGTGAGAACTTGTCACTTTCATGAGATATGTATACATGACAAAACCTGGAACCTCATTTGTTGATATAAAAATACACAAATTTTATGCTTGCTTAGcacttttattttcaagtttaagTGCATGGTTTGGGGAATAATAGAGGGGGGACTGTTTGTTCTCTTCGTTTATCGGATCATTCTTGCTGCCACCAGCATCATCTGTGTCAAAACCATTATGCATAAGTTATGATTTCTGATCCAAGACTGGTGCTGGTGGCATACGTTTGAAGGAAGggaaatacataaataaaagcTGAATAGCCCATTGGAAATGTTATCAACAGAATTAGTGATAGTGGTGTTAGGCAAAGGTCTGGCATAGGTAGCCGTTTGTCCtcttaaatttttattgttaGCAGTATAATTATTAGGATTCTAATTTCTCACTGGTATATCATCTTTGCAGAGGACATATTCCTTACCGTGATAGCAAGCTCACCGCAATTCTTCATGCTGCTCTTGGTGGCAATGATTATCTGTACTGTTGCACATGAAGAGGTCAAACTTAAATCTGGTTTTTCTAGgtattttctttcaatcaatTCCATTAAACCTCATAGTTACATGCAATCAATTATCTATATATAGGTTCATGTTGATGAAACAAAGGGGACTTTGCAGTTCACTGGTAGAGCTAAGCGCATCACAAATTGTGTTCAAGTGAATGAGGTTATCTCTTCCTTGTCTTGTTTTAATTGTGCAGGATAGTCATTTACCtttgtcttgatttttttatgcatgtttaatAGCTTGATCGAACCAACTGAGTTGTCTAAGACCTGTTAGCTTAGTCTCCAATCTGGTCAATAAAATGGAAGAATCAGGAAATGGGAAGACTTGGCTTCGAATGACCAGGCTGAGTGATCCAAGTTTTGGCCGTGACAGCATAGTTTTGGCCAAGTTAGCCTAGTCCCAGAGTTTAATGGAGTCATTCATGTATACAAAGTAATGACAACtttaaactttcaagtttctaaagtccattggattttataaattttcaaaatgattttaaacatggtctagacttttgtatattttaaaaatcacatcTGCATTCAAAAACATGTATGCATTCGGCATCCTAGACCGGATAAAATGACACCTCAGTTCTACTTGCTTGCTCAAAATCCgcaatccaacatcctagacccgattagatgagacctttgATCGCGTAGGGGACTAGATCAGACCTATGATCTATTTCTTAGATCAAAATCCCTAATCCAACATCATATACTTgatcacataaaaaaatgagtgattttctgatttgttgtaaattcttttcaaatcctttaggaatttttgaaatcatttgaagaaTATTAGTTTGTCTATATAAGTCTTTGAAATCATTGTCAAGTCTTCCAAAATTGTGCAAGTTGgcttcaaattcttttcatttttgtagaaTCTTCTCAATTTCTCGTTGTATCtttaaatttcttgtatttgatgTGTGACATTTCCTAAATgcttgttaaattctcaagtttttaatTGCACTTTTTACTCTcgagtttttcaaatttgtaaaacaattttaaacatggtctgaaCTCTCTGGTTCAGATTTTAAAATTCGAAATCCAATTTCGAATTACCAATCCAAGAGACCGTATAAGATTGGACCTCTACTCTAGAGCTTTGGTTTGATTCCTGCAtacaacatcctagaccagatcAGAGCTGACCTTTGATCCAAAACATAGTTATGAATCCCTATTTCAACACCCCATACCGGAtcaggtcagacctctgatctatttcttgCATCCAAATCCTAAATCAAACATCATTGAACAGATTCAAATCCCTTTTGAGTATTTGGAATCATTTCCCGTGttttactttgtctatatacaTCTTTGAAACGactctctaagttttccaaaattttgtaacttgaattcaaattcttatgattcattttctgtgaattttctcaatttcttttgagttcttcagattttttggatttgatttcgtaCTTTTCTAAAATCTgtgctaaattctcaaacttgttAATGCACCTTtatactttcaagtttctaaatacCATTGGAttgtataatttttcaaaatgattttaaacatggtctagacttgggtttaatgttttaaaattcacatccattttcaaaaaaatattcattcgACGTCCTAGACCGGATAAAATGAGACCTCCGTTCTTAATGCTAGTTCAAAACCCgcaatccaacatcctagaccggattaGATGTGACCTCTGATCTGGACCTTAGAGACGAGACCTCCGTTCTAGATGCTTGTTGAAAACgcaatccaacatcctagaccagattGGATGAGATCTCTAATCCATACCTTAGgtcaaaatcccaaatccaacatcccaagtCGGATAAGATGAGACTTATAATTGAAATCTTAGGGTAGAATCACCAACTTCAATTTTCGCGTAGGGGACTAGATCAGACCTATGATCTATTTCCAAGatcaaaatcccaaatccaacatcatatacttgatcacataaaaaaatgagtgattttctgatttgttgcaaattcttttcacatcctttaggaatttttgaaatcacttgaagaatattagtTTGTGTATATAAGTCTTTGAAATCATTGTCAAATCTTCCAGAGTTGTGCAATTTGGCTTcaaattcttttaattttcttagaatcatctcaatttcttgttgtatctttaaatttcttgtatttgatgTGCGACATTTTCTAAATGcatgttaaattctcaagtttttaatTGCACTTTTCTATTCTAGAGTTTCTAAATTACACTAGGTTGTCCGAATTTGTAAaacgattttaaacatggtctgaaCTCTCGGgttcagattttttaaatttgaaatccaatttcgaATTACCAATCCAACTTCTGAGACGGTATAAGTTTGGACATCTATTCTAGTGCTTTGGTCTAATTCCCACCtacaacatcctagaccagatgAGAGCTGACCTCTTATCCAAACCGTAGGTATGAATCCCATACCAGAtgagattagacctctgatctatttcttgCATCCAAATCCTAAATCAAACATCATTGAACAGATTCAAATCCCTTATGagtatttgaaatcatttccagtgttttactttgtctatatacatttttgaaaccactctctaagttttccaaaattttgtaaattgaattcaaattcttatgattcatttttttgtgaattttctcaatttattTTGAGATCTTCaattgttttggatttgatttcgtacttttcttaaatctgtgctaaattctcaaacttgtaAATGCACCTTcatactttcaagtttcaagtttctaaatacCATTGGAttgtataatttttcaaaatgattttaaacatggtctagacttgggtttaattttttaaaattcacatccattttcaaaaaaatattcattcgACGTCCTAGACCGGATAAAATGAGACCTCCAAAATCCgcaatccaacatcctagaccggattagatgagagcTCTGATCTAGACCTTAGAGAGGAGACCTCAGTTCTAGCTgcttatcaatttttttctagttttacaaaattattgCTATTTTGCACATGTTTTGCAAACACTTTTACTTCTTGAAAACCATGACTTTTCACGTTTTCTACAAAATGTCAAAGACTACGACCATCGTTGATGTACTTATAAACTTTTTAATGGTTTTGCTTGGTTTTTGACGTTTAATGaacttcacaaaatttttgaacttttccaaaatttaacATCTTGCTACACTAAATCTATGGAAAGTTTCTAATTACTTTAAAAGTATCATTCAAACTTTGTTAATTTACTACTTTTATGGgttttaaaactttatatttggcatatcttttcttttacgGTTGAAGCACTTTTGAACTCTTTTAATCTTTTGCAAATGTTGCTTTGATcccataaaatttttgaatgtttgagaaagctttacattgttttggttttggaaaGATGACATTTTTATGGGTTTTTGTCAAATTCATGtgctatttgaaattttgcaaaactTAATCAAAAGCTGTTCTGGTTTTGCAAAATGGTTGCACTTTTTCATATGTTGGAAGGACTATTGTTTTGTTAAGTTTATGTCTCTTTAAATTTGCAAAAGCAGTATTGATCTCTTATAAATTGTTTAGAAGTTTTATATAGCTTTTTGCAAATTTTACAAATCTTTTAAATTTGTAAGTATTGTTTTGAACTGATAAAATATGTAAGTATTGGTGTTTTTCTTAATTGTCAACACTTGCAAGTTTTTGGACGTGATGaaacttttgcctttttttttacagttgctaatggttttggacttttttttggatttctaAAAGTTAAcccttttttatgcattttggTGAAATATGTGCGTAATTTGAAGTATTGGTAaactttatcaatttttttctagttttacaAAATTCTTGCTCTTTTGCACATGTTTTGTGAACACTATTACTTCTCGAAAATTTATGACTCTTCACGTTTTCTGCAAAATGTCAAAAACTAGTTGTAACGTTTATGTACACTTATAAACATGTTAAATGTTTTACTTGGTTTTTGACCTTTTATGgacttcacaaaatttttacaaaatttaacaTCTGGTTAGACTAAGTCTATGGAAAGTTTCTAATTACTTTGAAAATAGCAttcaaagtttgtaaaatttactactcttgtggattttgaactttatattAGGCATAGCTCTTcttttatggttgaaacactATTGAACCTTTTGTTGACGTAGGAGGGGGTCGATCACAGTGTTTTTCCTAAATAAGACTGTTTGTACTCTTTCAGTGGCTGTGTTGTTTGGTTGGACGTCTTTGTTCAggtttgttttgaaagaaatatgTTGTTGTTGAAGTTTGTTTAAGGGTTTAATGACTTAATCTTGCTTTCTAAGTGTTGCTGCATGTTATCATGGGATAGTTAAGGTCATTTATGTATCAATCATAGTTGTGTTGTTGAGACACAATAGTCACAACAACAGCGTTCTGCTTAAGGCACTTCTTGTTGTACAGTAGGCTGATACTTTTGCACTCTTGTAAAGCATGATTGGCTTTACTGGTGAATGATTATTTCCACTAGCAATCTTTGATGCTGAGAAAACCTTTTGAACTGCTGGTATGGTAGTTATATGAGACATAAGTCACAGACTATGACATTGTGGAGATTGTACTATCTTACATTGGAAATGCTGCAGAATAGTCTACCATTGGAAAGCTGTATGCTTATGGTTTGTGGCTTGTTATTGTTGAAGCTGCTTGGTTTGTTAATGCACTCTATTTATGTCAATTTCATAGACTTTTTGGCAATTATTTCAGCCTGTTTAAAGCTACCATTCTCTTGAGtttgttttttgcattattttttctaaacatgatagcaattgtttttgttttacaagattttttacatatttttataatgacTACAAACGTTTATAATGCCCCTGTAACCATTgctcatttttttctaattttacaaaattgctGCACTTTTTCACATCTTTTGGAAAGACTATATTGTTTCGATTATGACTCTTTACCTTTTCtaaatgttaaatatttctcatatttactaatttgaacttttttagaCACTTATAAActgttttgaaagttttactagCTTTGTGATCTTTTTCGTACTTCCCAGAGTTTTTatacttttcaaatatttaatgtcaAATACATTTTGCCAGTgaaacataatttcaaaaattcttataatttctaaaaatttgttaattactTGGAAGGAAGCATTAAAATTCGTTCTTTTTTATCGTTAAAATGACAATAACTAAAATATAAACTTTCACGTTTCTTGCTAACTATGCCATAAGAATTGTGATGTCGTTAACTATGCGGAAAGTATTAGAAAGTTACTAGCTTTTTATCGCATGTAACAAAGGATGATTGATTAAAATTAATACTAACCAAAAATGCAACTTTACTTTTACAAGTGAATTATTTGAAACCATGTTTAAATGCCTAGCAAATTGGTGTATTCAACAATGCGCTGATTACAGTGtgtttacttttcaatttaCGGGAtcagttttcttgttcttcatttagatAAATTTCACATTTAGCATACAATATGTCTTATTggattgcatttgtttgaattgctcAGGCTACAAGGAATCCTTTGTGTTCAAGTGCCAACCAGTTCAATGTCACACAATTTTGTGGACCCCGTCCTGATGACAATGTGGACTCTTTTGGAGGCACTTCTAACTCCACAAATGTTTCTCGAGTCCAGGCATGTCCAActcaaaatttctatgaatATGTTCTGTCATCACTTGTTCCATGTTTCTGTGCTGCTCCTATTAAACTTGGATATCGTTTAAAAAGCCCTAGCATCTCTATGCTTCTGCCATACGAttcatgcttttatatttgctcatgtttggccttgatttggatcttgatgtcaTGCTGGCATCAATTGCTGGTATAGTTGTAGTTTCTTCTCTCATTGAAGAAAGCATACTAAAGAGTAtagtaaaattaacaaaaaacatCTGTGTAAGTAcccttgtttttgttcatgtaTTTGCATGTGTAATTGGTTTTCTAGTGTTCAGGACTTAAAGCTACATAATTAGTTTGACTTGGAGatgtttctttcttccctttttcaatGCTAAAAAACGAGTTGATTGTAGAAGCATTAGCTTTGGTTATTCACATGTAAGCTGATTAGTGGGTCAATGTCTAATTTGATTTAAGTTCATAACTGGTCGTAAACAACAACGTTATGATGCTTGGGGTTGTTTACGGCATTGGATTTTTGTATCATAAAAATGAGACCTTAGCTTACGATGCCTCTTTTTTTACGTACTAAAgttttatccttctttttgaatttttagtgttttttgatAGAAGAACCTAACCCAAACCATTTGtgaaactttcaatcagttgaataCCCAACTTTTTTGGGAACTCCTCACCCTTAAACCAATCTTTTGTACAGAAGACCCTACTTTTATGGGAGATTTGGTGAAGTTCGTTCTTTTAACCAGCCAAGTTTTACATTCACCCATCTATTTAGGGAGTACAGTTCCTTTctcctggtgatataccatttgatgtcaagaacttttgtaaaagaggaacttttcagttttgcttaaaaacatttttaaagtgttttctcacacaatgatgtgccttgctttattcttagtacctttcCAAGTGGAAGGTGgaaatttcaaattcttgttgtccatcaatggaagaggaaaatcgaaaaaatcctggatatgagcagtgaagaaaaatcctatgaagttgagaaagtcaagactaggaaatgctattgactctggcgattaagcatttgcaaggatttagcaggaaaatatattgagggagaagccaaaatgctctataagatcttggcaggtagtaaaatgagagttgagagatgggctcggagcttgtgtagtcgttcctctgagttagtaatcgagagtaccgggtaggcataaaggtgatttatgtctatttcgcgaagataatgatttatgaacttttgactcgttgaaaacccgtaaggtgaagcgggttggacacgtgacaaagctacacataactaccaaagtggtggagcttcgtagtagcctttggggtggtgaggtattccctcaaaggtgaaggtcggcccaaaaaaaaaaaaaagaaaagcacaagaaaaaaaattgaaaggcaaaaagctgaatggaaaagaaaaaaaatgaagaaaaaacaagaaaaaagcaaaaggtgtctgccaagagatgaaagacatgaaggctgaactcgcaagaattgaatgcgacaatctttcgtggatgtacgattttggggtcaatatctgctccttgtTTTGATTATCTAGGATGTCGAGGATGGTTCCTTTCTGTTCATATTCTGGAAATTGAAGGACATTCCTTTTAAAGAttcgacaacattgatgcgaaataaaaccaaatgcttgtatggtactaaCGGTACATGAAGGTTATATTATTttcacaacacgagcactcaagtttatgagttgaattgattatttttgaactatttcaaaattcaatgtAAAAACTTGACGTCTCTTGTATGTTTCCAGGATTCCTAGGCATAGCAataactaaccaatcccctttaGTCTTGAAAATGTTTGACCATTTCGTTACCAAATTGTTAGTCCTTCTgtgaaatagatgaaacccctcaaacctaGTTCAACTATGCTGAGCATGATGAATTATCCatcctttccttttgtctttggTGGGACAAGTGATTAAGCTGACTCTaggtgatatttttcaaaagttctatCGAAGTTGCATAGTGGTATATGTCCacctaatcttgtttttgtgagTTGTATAAATTTCATGTGTTTGATCTTTAtcctttgtttcattctagctGCTGTTAAAATCTTTTATGTAGTTATAGCTCTTTAATAAAAGGATCAGTTGAGGCATTCAGCCCTTTGGTTTGTgccccctccctctttccccacCTTACTAATTTCTCGCTCCACCCATGTTCgtatccatgcatttttatgtcatcaatctagggcttgaattttttttattcctctagCTTGGGTGgtccctttattttaatttatatgtgaCTGGACATGATCCTGAATTgtcttttggttgtcttttatttccaagaggCCTCTACATGGTGGAGgcttgatttctcattttggatttgagactgactacataaattttatatgaggtAAATGGTTCCAGCTTGGTGTATTTAGACAATGCAGCTACATCTCAAAAGCCATATGCTGTTTTGGAAGTTCTTCGTGATTATGCGAGGGCTACAGCTCAAATGGTCACCACAATATTCATTACTTAAGGTATCCCAACATAACGCCCCATACCTAcccttactctctctctctccctcccttgtTTTGATTGCTTGCTCACTCACATGCATGTTCGCAGTTGGACACCCACAATGATGCACTCTTCCTGTTtgcaaaggaagcaagaaaaagaaaattccttgttctaaaattctatgtttctgtatatcaaggaaggaaaaaaataagggtagttcattgggtgcatggtaaatcatttgatttaatcttttttcaatagttttattatttggcgtattgaaaaaataagggtagttcattgggtgcatggtaaatcatttgatttaatcttttttcaatagttttattatttggcGTATTGTGCGGTAAGTATTTGAAAAGACTCTGGAACCTTAGTGTCGCCtgtcatttttcattgtttctagcAGCAGCAGTCCGACCCATATAAGTGCTTAATGTCCTATACACTCATCAATGTTAAtaattttctataattaataTGTTACAAGTGAAATCATTGGCTAATACTATTGAGCCTATCTTGTCTATGTCAAGTGTAGTGGGCTATGTCAAGAATATAATCAGGGTCTCTATCAGATCTCAACAACCTGGAATAGCTGCCACATCCCTAACTATGCCTTTTATAATCAGGCTGGTAAAACatctatataagcatattgtGTCATTGAGAAGAGAATTCGTTTTGTTGATACTCTAGCCATCTAGAATCTGCAATACAACATCAGATTGGGCAGACCTACACGCAAGGGTGCGGTTAGTAGATCCCTCTTTATTTTGACCTTTTATGgacttcacaaaatttttacaaaatttaacaTCTGGTTAGGCTAAGTCTATGGAAAGTTTCTGATTACTTTGAAAATAGCAttcaaagtttgtaaaatttactactcttgtggattttgaactttatattCGGCATAGCTCTTcttttatggttgaaacactATTGAACCTTTTGTTGACGTAGGAGGGGGTCGATCACAGTGTTTTTCCTAAATAAGACTGTTTGTACTCTTTCAGTGGCTGTGTTGTTTGGTTGGACGTCTTTGTTCAggtttgttttgaaagaaatatgTTGTTGTTGAAGTTTGTTTAAGGGTTTAATGACTTAATCTTGCTTTCTAAGTGTTGCTGCATGTTATCATGGGATAGTTAAGGTCATTTATGTATCAATCATAGTTGTGTTGTTGAGACACAATAGTCACAACAACATCGTTCTGCTTAAGGCACTTCTTGTTGTACAGTAGGCTGATACTTTTGCACTCTTGTAAAGCATGATTGGCTTTACTGGTGAATGAT
Proteins encoded in this region:
- the LOC116251463 gene encoding uncharacterized protein LOC116251463, whose product is MTWFKGKGDLLVPDSLKDAFDGVTAVVSCVGGFGSNSHMYKVNGTANINAMIAIRAASENEDIFLTVIASSPQFFMLLLVAMIICTVAHEEVHVDETKGTLQFTGRAKRITNCVQVNEATRNPLCSSANQFNVTQFCGPRPDDNVDSFGGTSNSTNVSRVQCSGLKAT